Genomic window (Paenibacillus sp. 37):
ACCAATTTTTATATATGATATTGGAAAAAGTTATTCAACGGTTTATTCCAGATGTTCTGAATCTGATCGAACATGAAACCTACGATTATATCATTTTTGACTCCATAATAGGCTGGGGAGGACAAATTCTAGGTGAGAAGTTAGGTATACCAACGGTATGCTCAACCAGCACCTTTGTTTTTGTGGAGCCTCTTGGATCAGACAATCAACTGAAGGATGATACGGAGGAGGTCAAAGAGCTATATAACAGCATCGTGGAAGTGTCCCAGCAAATAGCTTCCCAGTTCGATGTGGCTGTACCTTCCCTAGCGGAACTTTTAGGGCATTCAGGACAATTGAAGATTGTGTATACAAGTCGTTATTTTCAACCCATGGGGGAGAAGCTGGATGACAGCTTTGTATTCACTGGCCCATCGATTATCCCCCGCAAGGATGCGCCAGGCTTTGCAAACGAGTCTCTGCATGCTCTTTACAAACAGGCAGTTTATATTTCGATGGGAACCATTTTAAATAAGGATCTTGATTTTTATAAGCTTTGCTTTACGGCCTTTCGTAATTTGCCTGTGCAGTTTATATTATCTTCTGGGAAGGATACCGATATAGAGCCCATTGCTGATTTGATTCCTGACAATTTCATCATAAGACCCTATGTCCCTCAATTGGAAGTGTTGCAGTGTGTAGATGCTTTTCTGACACATGCAGGCATGAACAGTACCAGCGAAGCTTTGTATTACAATGTACCATTAATTATGCTTCCGTTAACATCGGATCAGCCGCGTGTAGCAGGCCGGGTACAGGAGTTGGGAGCAGGGGTTATCGTGGACAAAAATAACCTTACACCCGATGTGCTTAGAAACGCAGTATTAGAAGTGCTCGGTAATGCCTCCTACAAGGAGCATGCTGAGGTTATTGGGAAAACGTTACGCGATGCTGGCGGGTATAAGCAGGCTGCTATGGCCATTAAGAACTTTATAGGCAATCAACCGTTATCGGCCACGCCCATCTCTTCGTTTGAATGAAACGGAGACCGTTCTTTATGAGAGCTAGAAGAGGAAGCCGTCACCCGACTAAAATGGAGTGATGGCTTCCAATTGATTCAAGCGCGTATGGAGGGGTAGATAAACGGAGAGGGGCATTATTTTTTCCATATTGTTCGTATACCTTTTGCAAAGGAGAGTCTTCAGATGAATCATCGAATTCCGGAATATACATTGAACGATGGCTTGAAAGTGCCTGCAATTGGATTTGGTACCTATAGTTTAAAAGGTGAAGAAGGCGTTAAATCGATCGCGTTCGCAATGGATGCGGGTTATCGATTAATTGATACGGCGTATAACTATGAGAATGAGGCAACGGTGGGCAGAGCAATCAAACAAAGCTCCATCGCCAGAGAAGAACTGCTCATTTCCTCGAAGCTGCCGGGGCGTTATCACGCTCATGATAAAGCACTGGTGGCGATCCAGGAATCCCTGTACAGAGCGGATCTGGATTATTACGACCTGTATCTGATCCACTGGCCCAATCCGAAAAAGGACATGTATGTCGAGGCATGGCAAGCACTGATCGAAGCAAAAAAACGTGGATATATCCGATCCATTGGAGTCAGCAACTTCCTGCCTGAGCACAATGAACGGCTGATTAAGGAAACGGGGGTAGCGCCGAGTCTGAATCAGATTGAGCTACATCCATTCTTCGACCAAGCCGATCAGCGGGAACAGGATACAAAACATGGCATCGTGAACGAATCCTGGAGTCCGATCGGACGTGGCAATGATGCCGTACAGGATATTCTGAAGGATGAGAACATTCTTCGGATTGCGGAAACGCATGGCAAAACACCAACCCAGATCATTCTGCGCTGGCATGTTCAGCTGGGTTCCATTCCAATTCCGAAAGCGGGCTCCTTGCAGCATCAGCAAGAAAATATTAATATATTCGATTTTGAGTTGAGCACAGAAGAGATGCGGGTTATCTCTGCATTTAATCGTCCGGATGGACGGTTGTGGGATCAGGACCCAAGTGAGTACGAAGAGTTTTAAAGAACGACAAATAAAGGGCTGCTCCCATGTCAGATATGACAGGAGGCAGCCCTTTATTGTTGAAGCATAGTAAGCAATGTTGCAGTTTTTCATGTTGCGTAATTTCTGCTTACTGTCCCGCAGGGATACGGAAGGTCAGAATCTCATACGGTTTGATATCAAAAGAAATCCGGCCATTTTCCACGGCGCATTCCGCTTCGTTGTTCTCGAGCAAATCACATGCGTATGCCGTAGCACCTGCTCCTTCAGGTAATTGCAGGGAAGCACGGCTGCGGCGGCCATGTGCTTCATAGAGACGGATGATCATATCATCGTTGTTCTCGGCTTTTTTGATAACCTCCAGCACGACATTATCCTGATCGACCGATGCGAGTGACCACAACTCAGGTAACGTGCCGGTTTGCGATGCAATCTCACGAGCAACCAGCGGCCGGTTGAGATCATAAGCAGCTTGGATGACACGTCCTTCACGGAAGTCGCCCTGATGCGGATAGAGCGCGTAGGTGAATACGTGCTGCTCTTTGTCAGCATTTTCATTTGGGTACGTTGCGCTCTTGATCAGCGACAGTCGCATCACCGAGTTATGAATGTCATATCCGTATTTGCAGTCGTTCAGCAGCGCCGCACCGTACCCGTTCTCCGCCAGATCAGCCCACTTCTGTCCGCACACTTCAAACCGGGCTTGATCCCAGCTCGTATTACGGTGGGTAGCCCGCTCGACGTTGCCGTACTGGATTTCGTAGACCGCTTTCTCACTCCAGATATCCAGCGGGAAGGCGGCTTTTAGCAGCAAATGCTCCTGCTTCCAGTCCACAAACGTACGGAAATCAATCCGGCGTGTATGCGCGTAGAAGATGATCGTTTGCTCAACGACAGAGTCCAGGAACTGTCGCTTCACATGTAACACGGAACGCACCGGCCCGCTTTCAACCCACTCCAGTGACTGCAGGTCGCTAATCTCCCACATATGCTGTTCATAATAGTCGTCAATGTTCCATGCCTCATATTCCGCAGGTCGATCCTCGAACACTTGCAGCACATTACCACGCTTGCCAGACTGAAGCAGCTCACGCCCCTCCAGCTTGTCCCATACGGATGTGAATTCGGCACTTTCATTCAGGTGAATATCGTACCAAGGTGTATGGATGTGGCGCTGATTGGCTTCCCACTGCGCAACCGATACGCCCGCGACAAGTTCGTCTGTCAGATCCGGTGTGATTCGGAAGGATTTATATCCGGATGCAGGCACGTTCTCTGCAAGGAACACAAGTCCGCCTTCGGGAGTACGTTGGCTTGGTACAGGGCGATCTCCATCATGAACGGTCACTTTTCTCGCAAAAGCAGGCAGTTCAACAACGTCCGTCCGTACGAATCCGGTGGTGTTGAATACCACAATGGCTTCGCCATCAGATGTAATTCGGCTTGCAATGCCGTTCAGTGCGCTGTCTTTCAGCTCATCCGTGACACGCAGAACTTCTTCATATTGCTCTTTGGAATCCACATATACCTGCTCAATGGAGCTGCCTGGGAGAATATCATGGAACTGGTTCAGCATCGTCAGCTTCCATGCATGCTCCAGTGCATCAGTTGGATAGGCCGCTTGGGCATTGGCCTGACGATGAATCATGGCATACAGCTCGGCATCGGCCAGTGCAAATTCACTATGACGGTTGTACCGTTTGTTGCGGGCCATGGAAGTGTAGGTACCGCGGTGATACTCCAGATACAGCTCACCCGACCAGCGGGGAACGGAAGGGACATCCGCCAGATTTTGCTCCAGCTTCTCGAAAAACTCACGTACAAAGGTACGTTTCACCGCAGGCACACCCGGCAATCCAACATCAAGTCGTCTGCCATGCTCCAGCATCTCTTCGGTTGGTCCTCCGCCGCCATCACCGAATCCGAAACATTGCAGAACATCTGAATTGATGTTTTTGTTCTGGTATCGCTGCCACGTGCCTTTGACTTGAGAGGCGTTGAATCGTCCATTATAAGTCGTCTCGAAGCGACGTTGTCTGAAATCAGGATGTTTGTCATAGTCTGTCGCTGTGATGAAATGGGTTAGAACTTCAGAGCCGTCAATACCTCTCCAGTACATCGTGTCATTCGGAATCTGGTTCGTATCATTCCAGGCAATTTTGGTGGTCATAAAATAATCAATGCCACTCTTGCGCATAATCTGCGGCATCGCTGCACTATAACCAAATACATCCGGCAACCAGAGCACACGGTTCTCTACGCCGAACTCATCCTTGAAGAAACGTTTCCCGTATATAATCTGACGGATCATGGATTCGCCGGAGATCAGGTTACAATCGGCTTCCAGCCACATCGAACCTTCCGCTTCCCAGCGGCCTTCGGCTACCTTTTCCTTGATTTTTTCATAGAGAGACGGGTAGTCTGCTTTCAGGTACGCATACAGCTGGGGCTGAGAGGACATGAACGTGTATTCTGGAAACTTGTCCATCAGATACAATACACTCGCGAAGCTGCGAATGACCTTCTCTCGAGTCTGATCCAATGTCCATAGCCATGCTACATCAATATGCGTGTGTCCGATACAGTGCACGGTAGGGATGTGATCACCAGCAGGGCGGACATCACCATAGACATGATCTTGCAGATATTGGCGCGCTTCAGGTACTGACGCATGGAATTCTGCGCTGTTCTCCTGACGCAAATCCAGCAGATTCACGGCTTTATTCAGATGTTCGACCAAATTCAGCCGCTCCAGATCATCCTCACGTAGCAGATCCGCAGCATCGAGCGCAGCCTTAAGATCGTAATATAGATCTGTGACAGGCTGATGATGCTCAGCTACATAGACATTGAGAAAGACATCGGCCGCCGAAGTACTACAGTACGCATATAAAGCCAGTTCGAATTCTTCCCCTTTTGCCGCAGCAGGTGTCAGGTCAATTTCCGTATGGTTCACATCCAGACCACAGATCAGTTCTCCATTGAGGAATGCCAGGAATTGTGGATTATCATAGTTCCAGATATCATCCGCACCGGTGACAATGGTACATACGACTTTTTTTCCTTCCATATGATCCGGGATACGAATCCGGGTTTTGAAGCAGCTGTGTACATCTTTACCGCCCCAGCCATCACCTTTACGAAATACGTTCCAGGAGGAAGGGTCCTCATGCACCAGTTCCCAAGAGTGGTAACCACTCTCTTTATGATAAAGCTCCGGTATATATGTCTTTGAGGTCAGTCGTGCACGTTCCAAGTGTTTAACTATGGTATGGATCCGAGTATACAAGGAATTCATTTTCATGTTGGTTTCCCACCTTGGTTTGTAGTAAGTACAGGCTGTAGTCGTCGTTGGAGCAAGAATACTGCAAGCGCTAACATATCAACTCTATCATAACAAAGGGGAAAGGGAGCAAACTACGTAATGTATGCTGAAAAAGACGTATTTTTATTGCATTTCATGCTAAAATAAAATCATTAGTATCGGGATAGGGGGCATGTCCATGACAACATCCGTTTTGACATACGAGCAGGGATATGTAATCCATGTCAATCAGCCTGGAGACGAACTCTTTTATCATCTGGACTATGACGAGCGTTCTCATGACCTGAATATGGAGTTTCAGCACTTTCATGATTTTTATGAAGTCTGTATTCTTCTGGATCGTACGGCTGCGCATATTATTGAAGGCAGTTTATATGAGATTCAGCCATTGGATATCGTGCTGCTGCGACCTTCTTTGCTGCATAAGACGCAGTATCCGAAAGGTACACCGCCGAAACGGTTGATGATTAATTTTGCGATGCCTCGCCATATGCCAGGACTTGAGAACGGTTACAATGAACTATTCTCCATTTTTGATGAAGAGGTTCCGATTTTCCGCTTCCCGGAAGAACGGCGCAAAGAAATCCTCGCGCCCATCAATGATATTTTTGCCATATCCCAGCAGCGATCTACGCTTCAACCGGTTGTGATCCATCATAAATTTGTAGAATTTCTATGTGCAATTCATCGTTACGCAGCAGAGAACGGGTATGTGCGAGAAGAGACAGGATCATCGATGTCCCGGCGCATGTATGCCATTGCATCCTATATTCACAGCCACTATCAGCAGGATTTATCTTTGGACGAGGTGTCCAGGCGGTTTTATGTAAGTGCCCACCACTTGTCCCGCCAATTCAACAGGGTCACTGGTTTTACCTTCACGGAGTATGTGCAGATGACCCGTATTCGAAATGCCCAGCAATTGCTGCTGAATTCGAGTGAAAAAATTACGGACATTGCTGCACAGTGCGGGTTCTCCAGCTTTTCCCAGTTCAATCGCATCTTCAACAAACAGAGCGGTATGTCACCAAGTGCCTATCGACGGAGCAGACCATCGCAGAGCAAACATGAAATGATGCTTGTGGGTGAAAGACCCGAGTGACGTTAGCGCCTAGCGTGAGATAATAAGCGGAGTGATGGACAGGCTTAAATTGCTAGTTAACGGGCTATTTTTCTGGACAGGAGATTTTTATGAAAATAATAGCTAAGACATGGTATAGGGTTGGGTCCATCTATTTTATGATTTAGCTAGGGACAAACCGCCATCATACATCCGATATACTTTGTCACAATATTCAAGCATGCGCTCATCATGGGTAACCATAATGGCTGCTTTTTGGCGTGATTTCACTTCTTGCGCGATTAGACTAACCACTTCATGGGCTCGTTTGGTGTCCAAACTGGCGGTTGGTTCATCGGCCAAGATGATGTTGGGATTATTCATTAAAGAACGCGCAATGGCTGTCCGTTGTTTCTCACCACCGGATAACTCTTCGGGAAAACTTTTTAACTTCGAACCCAGCCCCAGTTCTTCCAGCAGCTTGGTGGCAAATGCCTTATCCTCTTTTTTGACCGTTCCCGCCATTCTTTTTACAACTAGCAGTTGATCGAGAACATTTAGATAGGGAACTAGATTGGAAGATTGCATAATAAATCCAACTTCTTGCAGCCGTATATTAGATAGCTCTTTCTCCGTAAGCTTCGAAATATGATTTCCGTTTAGTTGAATATCTCCTTCGGAGGCTTTCAGCATAGCCCCAGCAATAGACAAGAATGTACTTTTACCAGAACCAGAAGGTCCAACGACAGCAACAAACTCCCCCGGTTCCACGGATATGGATACATGATCGAGCGCGGTGATCCGATTATTTCCTTCGGCATAATACATGGTGACTTCCCGCATGTGCAATCCCTTACTCATTATTCAACCCTCCCGAGCGCCTTAAGCGGATCGATCTTTGTAATTTTGCGAACAGATACCAATGAACTTAACATAGCGATAACCAGCAGGATAATAGAATAATTGAAGACAAGACTGGTTTCCAGCTTAAATGGCATTCCTTTTGGCATAATTGCTGCTGTCCCATAAGTCAGCAAGATTCCAACAACAATGCTAGTCAGCGAAAGTACAAACACTTGCGAGATAATGGCTTTTCCCAAGAAACGGTTGCTGGCACCGATCGCTTTCATAATGCCGAACTGGTTGGTCTTTTGCATCGTAATGACATAGAAGAATACCCCGAGTACAAATGCAGAGATCGCGAGCAGAAATGCAAGCATCATCAGAATCGTTCCGTTCTCTTCTTTGTATCCTGGCATGCCTTGCACAGCTTCCGACCGGGTAACTGTATCCGTACTGGCTAACTCTTTATTTATAGCTGCTGGATCAATATTTTCGCCTTGTAACATGATCGCATTAACCGGTCCGGCAATTCCTTTATCTGAACCTGGAGCCGCAAAGGCAATCTTCCGCCATTCAGCCATCGGGGTAAATACGGATGCAACGTGGTTATAGGTCTGATTCTCCACAAATCCGATAATGGTCAATGATTCCGTCGTGCCATCCAGTTGAAAGGTGTCCCCGATATTATAGCCCTCATCTTTTAGGGTCGAATTCACAACCACCCCGGTGGGATTTTCGGAAGACAGGTTTTCACCTTCTACAATAGCTGGTTCCAGGAAGCTTCCTGGGTTAATTCCTATAATCGCTATATCGACTTTATCTTCATTCTTGGTACTCGTCTCTTTCATTGCTGTTGCCATCGTACTTCCCATAGGTGATGCAGCATCCACATTAGGAAGTTGTTCCGCCTTCGCCACCAGTTGATCTGACAGCAGTGACTTGCTCATGGAAGACTGAGCCCCTTCTTCAAAGATGACATAATCAGCTTTCATGGTCTTGAATGTTGATGCGGCTAGCGTGGACAATCCATTCCCCAGACCGGATAAAATAAATACCAACCAAGCCATGAGTACGAAGATAATGATAATCATCAAAAACTTCATTTTACTATGCATTAACTCCTTCATCGCTAAAAACATGATCTGTTCAACTCCTTCTCTCTTTTTTTGACACATGTGTCAAATTAGATGCGCGGCCACGCTGTCTTCATTATTAAACGACATAAATGACACTTGTGTCAAATTGAATCCAAGAACAAAGTTAGCTCTTGGCTCCTCCGATCCACATTTGGAACAACAGCTTTCCCCAATCAGGCGTAGGGATATTCATCATGTTAGGCGTATTAATTAAGTTGAAGAATACACCAACAAGTACAGGTAGAGGGATATCTTGCCGGAGGGCCTGATCCTGCTGTGCACGTCCAAATAAGCGTGATAATTGAATTTTGAGGGTCTTATGTGCTTCCTCAATAAATTCAAGATCTCTCGCTGCCGCAGCAGAATTAGTCGTATTAATTTTACTGGCATCTCCCAGAAGTTGATGGAGCGTCGATTCTTCTGCGTAGATCAGAAGCAGTTGCTCAAGAGCATCCATGGGATCAGTCTCATCAACGGCTAATGAATTCTCCAACACGGTTGCTATTACACGCTTCATACAAGCAGCAACAATCTCTTCTTTATTGGCGTAATATTGATATATCGTGCTCCGGGCTCCAGATAGATGCTGTGAGAGCAGCTTAAGATGAAAACCGTCGTAGCCATGCTCCAGAATTAATTTCTTGGTCGTATCCAGTAGCTCTGTTTCGGTAAAAGATTGTTTTCTTCCCATTGAATCTCTTCCTTTTTCTCATTTAAAGTTAGTGCGAACTTCACGTAATCGAGGTTGTACTTTAGGTCTACAGGAGTTCTACACTTCCCTTGTTTATTATGATCAGTTTAGCATATGTTTGATGTCCATAATACCAACCAAGACGATTGGTCTGAATAAATGGGTGAACATATACAAAAAGGCAAACCCTTGAACTTACAAGGGTTTGCCTTTTTCTTTCTATTCATCGAATATCGACGATATACCGATACATCTGCAATTGATCTTACGATCAGACTTACGCATGTACCGGATGAATCTTGGTGTTATCCCTGATCCTTCGGTGCCAGCTCAATGGCGGAGCGGATGGCAGCCAGCATGCTTTTGTCATCGGCGATGTTCTTACCTGCGATGTCGAAGGCTGTACCGTGGTCAACCGACGTACGAATGATGCCGCCCTTCAGACCAACGGTGATGTTCACGCCTTCCTCGATGCCCATTACCTTAATTGGCGCATGGCCTTGGTCGTGGTAGCAGGCTACCACAATATCGAAGTCTCCGCGGCCAGCGCGGAAGAAGAGTGTGTCCGCCGGGAGTGGACCAACGACGTTAATGCCTTCCTGCTGCGCACGCTCAATGCCGGGCTGCAGTTTTCCTTCTTCTTCCCCGTTGCCGAACAGTCCGTTCTCTCCGGCATGAGGATTGATTCCGCATACGGCTACGCGCGGATTCTCAAAGCCTGCTTTTTTCAGCGTATCATGGGCAAGCTTCACAACGGTGTAGGTTCTTTCCGGGTTGATACTCGCGATGGCATCAATCAGACCCATGTGTGTCGTCAGGTGAATGACTCTCAGATTAGGCGTTGTCAGCATCATCGAGAAGTCCTGTGTATCCGTCAGGTCCGCCAGAATTTCGGTGTGTCCTGGATACAGGTGCCCCCCTTGATGCAAGGCTTCTTTGTTCAAAGGTGCTGTGCAGATGGAGTGAATCTGGTGTTTTTTGGCGAGATCAATGGCTTTGGCGAGAAACTGGAATGCTGCATCCCCAGCCACGGCAGATACTTTGCCGTATTCCAAGTCCGCAGGGACAAGGTTCAAATCAATCACATCTACAGTACCGAATTCATACTTGGCTTCGGAAGGCTCTTGAATCGCGTTAACGTTCAGACTTGAGTCGATGATCGGCAGTACGCGCTCCAGAATCTTCGCATCACCGATCACGAGTGGATTGCACTGATCATACATCTCTTGATGACCCAGTGCTTTCATAATAATCTCCGGTCCAATACCTGCTGCGTCGCCCATCGTAATTCCTATTGTAGGTTTCATACAAGAATACCTCCTTTTAATTTTTGAATCGCATGGATAAAGACATCTGGTTTGCCGAATCCGCCTGCTTTGGTAATCACATGCAGATCATCAATGCCTATAAACTTGGAAATCGGCACGCCGATCTCAAGCTCATCCAGCAGCTCGAAGCCGCTAATATTCCATTTCAAACAGATTTGTTTTGCCGTATCGCCGCCAGTCATGGATACCCCTTTGAAAAGTCCCTCTTCCAGCAGTCTGGCACAGATCTCACCCATCGCAAGTACAATCTCGTTGCTGACTTCCGTGTGATTGAGACCACGAATTTCGCCCGTTGCCCGTGCCAGTTCGATATCCACCTGTTCAGCGGTGGAGTAGAGGACAACATCTTGTCCTTCCAGCGCTTTGTCTCGGACCTCGTTATAGACACGTTCCATCTCTTCCGCGCGGTCTGCGGTTGCGGATACCGCTTTGAAGGAATGGAAGGATACGGA
Coding sequences:
- a CDS encoding macrolide family glycosyltransferase, which encodes MARVLVVMIPAEGHINPSLGLIKELIESGDEVVYCCTEKYRTKIEALGAQYKAYSFNEATLLNNPGMKPFELKHPYQFLYMILEKVIQRFIPDVLNLIEHETYDYIIFDSIIGWGGQILGEKLGIPTVCSTSTFVFVEPLGSDNQLKDDTEEVKELYNSIVEVSQQIASQFDVAVPSLAELLGHSGQLKIVYTSRYFQPMGEKLDDSFVFTGPSIIPRKDAPGFANESLHALYKQAVYISMGTILNKDLDFYKLCFTAFRNLPVQFILSSGKDTDIEPIADLIPDNFIIRPYVPQLEVLQCVDAFLTHAGMNSTSEALYYNVPLIMLPLTSDQPRVAGRVQELGAGVIVDKNNLTPDVLRNAVLEVLGNASYKEHAEVIGKTLRDAGGYKQAAMAIKNFIGNQPLSATPISSFE
- the pdxA gene encoding 4-hydroxythreonine-4-phosphate dehydrogenase PdxA, yielding MKPTIGITMGDAAGIGPEIIMKALGHQEMYDQCNPLVIGDAKILERVLPIIDSSLNVNAIQEPSEAKYEFGTVDVIDLNLVPADLEYGKVSAVAGDAAFQFLAKAIDLAKKHQIHSICTAPLNKEALHQGGHLYPGHTEILADLTDTQDFSMMLTTPNLRVIHLTTHMGLIDAIASINPERTYTVVKLAHDTLKKAGFENPRVAVCGINPHAGENGLFGNGEEEGKLQPGIERAQQEGINVVGPLPADTLFFRAGRGDFDIVVACYHDQGHAPIKVMGIEEGVNITVGLKGGIIRTSVDHGTAFDIAGKNIADDKSMLAAIRSAIELAPKDQG
- a CDS encoding helix-turn-helix transcriptional regulator, which translates into the protein MTTSVLTYEQGYVIHVNQPGDELFYHLDYDERSHDLNMEFQHFHDFYEVCILLDRTAAHIIEGSLYEIQPLDIVLLRPSLLHKTQYPKGTPPKRLMINFAMPRHMPGLENGYNELFSIFDEEVPIFRFPEERRKEILAPINDIFAISQQRSTLQPVVIHHKFVEFLCAIHRYAAENGYVREETGSSMSRRMYAIASYIHSHYQQDLSLDEVSRRFYVSAHHLSRQFNRVTGFTFTEYVQMTRIRNAQQLLLNSSEKITDIAAQCGFSSFSQFNRIFNKQSGMSPSAYRRSRPSQSKHEMMLVGERPE
- a CDS encoding TetR/AcrR family transcriptional regulator, which gives rise to MGRKQSFTETELLDTTKKLILEHGYDGFHLKLLSQHLSGARSTIYQYYANKEEIVAACMKRVIATVLENSLAVDETDPMDALEQLLLIYAEESTLHQLLGDASKINTTNSAAAARDLEFIEEAHKTLKIQLSRLFGRAQQDQALRQDIPLPVLVGVFFNLINTPNMMNIPTPDWGKLLFQMWIGGAKS
- a CDS encoding aldo/keto reductase; the protein is MNHRIPEYTLNDGLKVPAIGFGTYSLKGEEGVKSIAFAMDAGYRLIDTAYNYENEATVGRAIKQSSIAREELLISSKLPGRYHAHDKALVAIQESLYRADLDYYDLYLIHWPNPKKDMYVEAWQALIEAKKRGYIRSIGVSNFLPEHNERLIKETGVAPSLNQIELHPFFDQADQREQDTKHGIVNESWSPIGRGNDAVQDILKDENILRIAETHGKTPTQIILRWHVQLGSIPIPKAGSLQHQQENINIFDFELSTEEMRVISAFNRPDGRLWDQDPSEYEEF
- a CDS encoding alpha-mannosidase; translated protein: MKMNSLYTRIHTIVKHLERARLTSKTYIPELYHKESGYHSWELVHEDPSSWNVFRKGDGWGGKDVHSCFKTRIRIPDHMEGKKVVCTIVTGADDIWNYDNPQFLAFLNGELICGLDVNHTEIDLTPAAAKGEEFELALYAYCSTSAADVFLNVYVAEHHQPVTDLYYDLKAALDAADLLREDDLERLNLVEHLNKAVNLLDLRQENSAEFHASVPEARQYLQDHVYGDVRPAGDHIPTVHCIGHTHIDVAWLWTLDQTREKVIRSFASVLYLMDKFPEYTFMSSQPQLYAYLKADYPSLYEKIKEKVAEGRWEAEGSMWLEADCNLISGESMIRQIIYGKRFFKDEFGVENRVLWLPDVFGYSAAMPQIMRKSGIDYFMTTKIAWNDTNQIPNDTMYWRGIDGSEVLTHFITATDYDKHPDFRQRRFETTYNGRFNASQVKGTWQRYQNKNINSDVLQCFGFGDGGGGPTEEMLEHGRRLDVGLPGVPAVKRTFVREFFEKLEQNLADVPSVPRWSGELYLEYHRGTYTSMARNKRYNRHSEFALADAELYAMIHRQANAQAAYPTDALEHAWKLTMLNQFHDILPGSSIEQVYVDSKEQYEEVLRVTDELKDSALNGIASRITSDGEAIVVFNTTGFVRTDVVELPAFARKVTVHDGDRPVPSQRTPEGGLVFLAENVPASGYKSFRITPDLTDELVAGVSVAQWEANQRHIHTPWYDIHLNESAEFTSVWDKLEGRELLQSGKRGNVLQVFEDRPAEYEAWNIDDYYEQHMWEISDLQSLEWVESGPVRSVLHVKRQFLDSVVEQTIIFYAHTRRIDFRTFVDWKQEHLLLKAAFPLDIWSEKAVYEIQYGNVERATHRNTSWDQARFEVCGQKWADLAENGYGAALLNDCKYGYDIHNSVMRLSLIKSATYPNENADKEQHVFTYALYPHQGDFREGRVIQAAYDLNRPLVAREIASQTGTLPELWSLASVDQDNVVLEVIKKAENNDDMIIRLYEAHGRRSRASLQLPEGAGATAYACDLLENNEAECAVENGRISFDIKPYEILTFRIPAGQ
- a CDS encoding ABC transporter ATP-binding protein; this encodes MSKGLHMREVTMYYAEGNNRITALDHVSISVEPGEFVAVVGPSGSGKSTFLSIAGAMLKASEGDIQLNGNHISKLTEKELSNIRLQEVGFIMQSSNLVPYLNVLDQLLVVKRMAGTVKKEDKAFATKLLEELGLGSKLKSFPEELSGGEKQRTAIARSLMNNPNIILADEPTASLDTKRAHEVVSLIAQEVKSRQKAAIMVTHDERMLEYCDKVYRMYDGGLSLAKS
- a CDS encoding ABC transporter permease, with the translated sequence MFLAMKELMHSKMKFLMIIIIFVLMAWLVFILSGLGNGLSTLAASTFKTMKADYVIFEEGAQSSMSKSLLSDQLVAKAEQLPNVDAASPMGSTMATAMKETSTKNEDKVDIAIIGINPGSFLEPAIVEGENLSSENPTGVVVNSTLKDEGYNIGDTFQLDGTTESLTIIGFVENQTYNHVASVFTPMAEWRKIAFAAPGSDKGIAGPVNAIMLQGENIDPAAINKELASTDTVTRSEAVQGMPGYKEENGTILMMLAFLLAISAFVLGVFFYVITMQKTNQFGIMKAIGASNRFLGKAIISQVFVLSLTSIVVGILLTYGTAAIMPKGMPFKLETSLVFNYSIILLVIAMLSSLVSVRKITKIDPLKALGRVE